The following proteins are co-located in the Scomber scombrus chromosome 2, fScoSco1.1, whole genome shotgun sequence genome:
- the psmd12 gene encoding 26S proteasome non-ATPase regulatory subunit 12 codes for MSEERSERSDGKIVKMEVDYSSTVDQRLPECEKMAKEGKLQEAVESLLSLEKQTRTASDMVSTSRILVAVVQMCHEAKDWDALNENIMLLSKRRSQLKQAVAKMVQECYKYVDTVTDLTIKLRLIDTLRTVTAGKIYVEIERARLTKTLAGIKEQSGEVKEAAAILQELQVETYGSMEKKEKVEFILEQMRLCIAVKDYIRTQIISKKINTKFFQEEGSEELKLKYYNLMIQVDQHEGSYLSICKHYRAIYDTPCILEDSSKWKQALKSVVLYVILAPYDNEQSDLVHRISEDKKLEEIPKYKDLLKQFTTMELMRWASLVEDYGKELREGSPDSPTTDVFSYSEEGEKRWKDLKNRVVEHNIRIMAKYYTRITMKRMAGLLDLSIDESEEFLSSLVVNKTIYAKVDRLAGIINFQRPKDPNDLLNDWSHKLNSLMSLVNKTTHLIAKEEMIHNLQ; via the exons ATGTCTGAAGAGCGATCTGAAAGATCCGATGGAAAGATTGTTAAGATGGAGGTTGACTACAGTTCAACTGTAGACCAACGTCTCCCGGAGTGCGAGAAAATGGCTAAG GAGGGCAAGCTGCAGGAAGCTGTTGAGAGCTTGTTGTCATTGGAAAAGCAAACCAGAACG GCATCAGACATGGTGTCCACCTCCAGAATCCTTGTGGCTGTGGTCCAGATGTGTCATGAAGCGAAGGACTGGGACGCCCTGAATGAAAACATCATGTTGCTCTCCAAAAGGAGGAGTCAGCTCAAACAG GCTGTTGCCAAGATGGTGCAAGAATGTTACAAGTATGTGGATACCGTGACTGATTTGACTATCAAGCTGCGACTGATCGACACGCTTCGCACTGTGACTGCTGGCAAG ATCTATGTCGAGATTGAGCGTGCCAGGCTGACGAAGACTTTGGCTGGTATTAAGGAGCAGAGTGGAGAGGTCAAAGAGGCAGCTGCCATTCTTCAGGAGCTGCAG GTGGAGACGTATGGCTCtatggagaaaaaggagaaggtgGAGTTTATCTTGGAACAGATGAGGCTTTGCATTGCTGTCAAGGATTACATTCGCACCCAGATCATCAGCAAGAAGATCAACACCAAATTCTTCCAAGAAGAGGGAAGTGAG GAGTTGAAGCTGAAGTACTACAACCTGATGATTCAGGTGGACCAGCACGAGGGCTCCTACTTGTCTATCTGCAAACATTATCGGGCCATCTATGATACCCCATGCATCCTGGAGGACAGCAGCAAGTGGAAACAG GCCTTGAAGAGTGTGGTGTTGTATGTGATCCTCGCACCTTACGACAATGAGCAGTCAGACCTTGTGCACAGAATCAGTGAAGATAAGAAACTGGAAGAAATCCCTAAATACAA GGACCTCCTAAAGCAGTTCACCACTATGGAGCTGATGCGCTGGGCCTCCCTGGTGGAGGATTATGGCAAGGAGCTGAGAGAGGGCTCGCCTGACAGTCCCACCACAGATGTCTTCTCTTATTCAGAAGAAGgggagaaaagatggaaggaccTGAAGAACAGAGTGGTGGAGCAT AACATAAGAATAATGGCCAAATATTACACCAGAATCACAATGAAGAGGATGGCCGGACTCCTTGACCTCTCCATTGAC GAATCAGAGGAGTTCCTCTCCAGCCTAGTTGTAAACAAGACCATCTACGCTAAGGTTGACCGGCTGGCTGGAATCATCAACTTTCAAAGGCCCAAAGATCCCAATGACCTGCTCAACGACTGGTCGCACAAACTCAACTCTCTCATGTCTCTGGTCAACAAGACCACACATCTCATTGCCAAGGAGGAAATGATCCATAACCTGCAGTGA